ACACAATATATAATTCTCGCAGGTCGACTCTCTAGACAACTTCGTCATAATGGACAATTACGACGCCCTAAACAAGGGTCGATCTCACGCCGTGTCCGACGTGCGCGTACATCCTCTCTACGAGGGCGGCAACAAGTCGTACGACCTGGCGCTGCTGCGGAGTGAGGACGGGTTGGACAGGCCCCCGGTCAAGATAGCGTCGCTTTTGATTTACTTCAAGCTGCCTATGGGGGAGGCGGGGAATATATTGGGCTTTGGGAGGTTTAGGtgagtacagtcaactgtaaaaatatgggtgtagccaacttattcaaaaatatgtcccatagttcttaattcgctgacataagagctatgggacatatttttgagatgatttgtgcacccatatttttacacttgacagtACAATCACACCTACTaaaccatgaatctagtattacggctcggccacgacatcgagcgacttgcgacggcgggagcgataaccataggttggagtgaaaggtccgatcgctgtgtcacgctccaacctatggttatcgctcccgccgtcgcaagtcgctcgatgtcgtggccgagccgttaaactggattgggcatgagtggtggggataactgacagaacagGATAGtgttatgtatctttcagtaggagtagcagcgaaagcgctattattgtttgtccttgtcacagtcccacatattttttgttccccaccttaaattttgtatggattatggtgggcaacaaatgatttcgaccaatcatagtgtcgcatatgcgtatgttttgtccctcacggaggcacgcgtataccacttctattaCGATCCTAGCTTCTATGATACTAAACAGACATTGTAGCGTTTCAAACAGTCGAGTCACTGCCGAGGCCTACAATATACTCAAAACATTTTCATTTCCCTTTTGCCTGGGACAATGGCGTAACTGTACGGTGTTAAAGTGGGCAAAATGCAACGAGCCCAAGAGGGGCCACAATTTAACGAGAGGCCGTAAGCATAGGCTCCCATTTGGCCCATTCGATGTATTCAGTACGGGCGTCAGTTGTTATAGAATAGGAAACCGAAAACACAAATTATGCACTCATATCATAAACATAACTTTCGATTGATTTTTCTTTCAGAACAATAGACCACAGCGTACCACAGCAAGTCCACTCCGCTGTCGTCCACATCCTCCCCTCCTCGCTCTGCATGTCCCCCGAAACCCTGAGCCTGGAGCGCCACCTGATCCCGCTCGAGCCTGTAGCCCACGGGCGCTGCGGGCTCGCTCCGCTCTGCCTGGGCGTGCTGCACGCGCGCGGCGCGCCGTGCAACTTCTGCGCGGGCGCGCCGCTGCTGCGCGCGGGCACGCTGCTCGCCGTCATGGCGGACAACGAGCAGTGCGGCGCGGCGTGCGAGCCGGCGCTCTATGCTAACGTGGCTGCGCACCAACAATGGATCCATGCTAGTGCTAGCTAACTGGATACGATACCAATACACAATATGATTGTCTGTCTGCTAGCTATATTATGATCATGTCTCTGTGTACCCCTCTGCGCGACCATACTGCAAACATGTGGAATAGTCGGGCGAAGCCTGACGTCCGAAGCGCACCAGTGCCAGGCGCCTGTGACGCCCTCATGTTTATAAGTCGGGGCAAGCCCGAAGTTCGAGTCCCTTGGGGGTGAGAGAAAGCTAGACAGTTGCGAAAAACAGAGACAAAGTAGGGAAACAGTTTTTAAAACTATTAGGTATTGTTAACCCCAACACGATACACAAGATTTTTCCATTTAGATGTCCTTGTTACGTTATatagtaccatcgcccacactgttaactgtacatggaccttatgccttttgtaataaggtcgaTCCACCGCtgtacagttaagagtgttgctgtttgtaccgtGTAAATCTTTAGATGTTATAAtgtattttcatttatttcatttacctaCAACAAAAATCAATGCGAACAATTTTCAACACGACAAGAATACAGTCTTTCAACAATACCAAAAAATACGTTACAAGCTTACAAGTAGACCCAGGAGCAAGTTTCTAAATAATAAACAGAAGTGGACGCCTTATCAACACATAACGATTAACTTAGGTGGGTACAatcaaggtattaaatattgacACGGATAAAGTGTCAAAAAAATTTACTAACTTAATGCATGAGCAATAGGGTCGTGTATATCGATATTCAATATTGACTGTACCTTCTTAGGTGATGATTATCTTGTGCTCGCTACCGCCGTCCACCTGGTCTGTTTGTTGTAAAGGAAACGAAGGAATCCATTCTTCCAGAAATGCTTGCGTCTTGTTCATATAAGACGGGTCCATGTCAAGCAACCAGTTGGCGGTGTAGGTTAAGCCGCCGGTGAAAAGCAGCAACCACAAAATTGCTATTCTGGTATTCATTTTAGATCCTTTACGAATAGCCCTTGCATatgataattataaatatattgctGGATAATCCAAAGCAGCTAGGTTTTAAGTCTGAGCACGATTTTTGGGTTGAACAGCGGGTAACGGGTATATTCTCTTTGGGGTTGAATTGCGCCGCTGTGGTAAAGGCAGCAAGATGGACTCCGCTACTCTTCAAATCTGTATTTGTTTCGGGTATCCAGTTTTGTGAACATCACAGTGTAGGATATCTACAGTACTCGTGGAAGCCAGTGATCGGGCTAGAGTGATCAAGTGAGTAGAATTGGCAGAAAACATTGGTGTGCCTTGAGTTACATTTACTTGAATTTCACGAATTTGTCCGGATTACGATTTTGAAATAACTGACGTTTACTCTTCAAAAGTGATATATCACGTCAATCATCGTCTAGCATAGAGTAGTGTCAGTTGAGTGTCAGGTAAAATGCGTAGAGGAATACAATTAAATTTAAGGATTTACTTTATTTtgggttttatattttttgaaacGATTGAACCAAAGGATTGAACGCTCGGATTGAACGTACGGTATTTGAACATTGCAGGCGAGAAATGTTTGTGACCGACCCTATTTACTCCGTAATCTCAAAATTTTACGATTAAGCAAGCATTCCTCAAATATTTTTACGCCTTTGATTCTGATAAGAAATGACAATGACTGTCAATgacataatatttttaaaatagaaatccGTGGtgatagtagaagagccggccgcaaaatttctaaccgacttgataccacgatgaaatgcacaatggtttcccagaaaagttatgctaagtccgaattcgatagtctgccacggcggaacttgccgaaagtacgaaaaagaaggccacttccggtgcgaaaaaaggggctgatttaacccatctgataccgagatagtagttatggcagcagttagaaatttacatgtagacacagaaaagcgaagtctgccactattttttttgccggaagtgcttggcagacgctctcaaaggtgaccatcgggacccctaaattaacccatctgataccaccatgaaaccaatgccagtcggtaggtatgaactctcatgtcaggaatatataagtctgccaaggcttttcctgccgaaacaccatggcagacgagattatgtaagcaaggtcgccatcggttaccctacactaacccatctgataccaccatgaaaccaattccattcggtaggtatgaacccccattttaggaatatataagtctgccaaggtttttcctgccgaaacaccttggcagacgagattataagcaagatgaccatcggttaccgtacactaacccatctgataccgccatgaaaccaattccagtcggtaggtatgaaccctcatttcatgaatatataagtctgccaaggcctttcctgccgaaactccttgacagacgagattatgtaagcaacatccgcatccgtgggaccggtatacgtgattactgtaggcttatttattactttatgcttttacatatttgtatattattatgttattaatgaaatatatttataatttattaaacctatacctaatacattgggaattcattacctgcttacggcagtagtagggagtagtgggtgagttctggctcacttagccaggccaacagtccctccccctttttttcccttgttgaggccctgcaaccttaccttgaacccaacctaatgtcattgtagctcgaatctaacctaatctatttttattgcttttagaaaatattctaataacaattatctacttttgcaaagttaaatgttgaattctttatttcgcaaaatggaattttaatgtgactataatgtatgtgcaatctacttagaaactgggtttagaaatataaaaacacacattttatataggataataagtttattcaagtaatattctgaacatatgagatatagtaacatcattacttattctgtgtacagtggagaaaacatgcaagttgacatttttcgttttaaaataaagataaactaaacagtatttgccacaaaccgatgttaaaaaacttcgcagttgttggttggcataataccatctcttacaatttctcttcattaacattttatgataccttcctgtttttatttacttaatttaattttttactttttatgtgatcggtacttcatttattttagattttgggctaatattagtttgttaaccgacttccaaatctcaaagaaggaggttatcaattcggttgtatgttttttttattttttattttttttatgtttgttactctatatctccgtcattcctggaccgattttgaaaattagttttttgattgtatgtatatgcatacagattggttccgtttttgtcaaaacccagttctgatgatgggatccatgaggaatcgagggaactcctcaaattttaaacgcatacatatagtgatttttgggtttttatcatcaaattaagcatacacattcaaaaaagtgacatttgatgaagtgcaactgctgatgatgatcagaacggaactcttcaacgacgcatagttcacgtttggcgatttgtcgtcttcgttatgtttgttaagcaagtcaagtttttaagccacatttttgtcaagctcgagttctgatgatgggatccatgaggaatcgagggaactccacaaatcttaaaggcatgcgtatagacatttttgtattttcatcagaaaatcaaggattttcattaaaaactggcgcatttgatgaagtggaactgctgatgatgaccagaacagaactcttcaaccacgcatagttcacgtttggcgatttttcctcttcgttatgtttgttaagcaagtcaagttttaaagccacatttttgtcaagctcgagttctaatgatgggatccataaggaatcgagggaactcctcaaatattaaaggcataagtatagatttgttttcagcgttttaaTAACAACACCGAATCTTACATCAAGCGCTCTCCTAAATTCTTTTGGAAATATGTCAAATCTAAACGGGGAGGCTCTAATTACCCTAATTGTTTCAATTTAGGTAGTAATCACTACAACAGTGGCATGGATATCTGTAATgcgtttaatacattttttgagAGTGTTTTTGATACCTCAAACTCCTCTTATAACCTTAACAATAGTTCTATGAGCAGCAATCAGTGCGATGCAATGTCCGGAATCGATGTAACTTGCGAGATCGTGTTAAGTTTCTTAAAGCGACTAGATAAAACTAAGGGACCTGGTTGTGACGGCGTTCCACCTATCTTTTTATCTTCTTGTGCTGAGAGCCTTGCATGCCCACTAACCATTCTATTTCAACGATCTTTAAAGGACTGTATTTTCCCCTCCATCTGGAAAAGGGCCCACATTATTCCTATATATAAAAAAGGTTCAAAGTCCAATATCGAGAATTATCGACCTATCTCTATCCTCAATACCATAGGAAAGCTTTTTGAatccataatttttaaacaaatttaccCCCTTGTCTCTTGTGGGATCTCGGATAAACAGCACGGTTTTCTAAAGGGACGTTCTACAGTTTCCAACCTAGCTTGCTTCACGAATCATGTTTTAACAGAAATGGAAGGAGGCGGTCAAGTCGACGTGATATACACAGACTTTGAAAAAGCGTTCGATCGTGTCAACCATGCTATACTTCTCATGAAGCTTGAAGCACTCGGAATTCATGGCGACTTGCTCAGATGGGTCAAATCATACCTCACTAATCGTTCCCAAGCTGTAGTTCTTGGCGGCTATAGGTCTGATTACATTCATATTCCCTCCGGCGTGCCCCAAGGATCCCATCTCGGTCCTCTCTTTTATAATGCTTATATATACGATATTAATACATGTTTTGTAACCGCACGCCATTTATTATATGCAGATGATAAAAAAGTATTCATGCGTGTTAAATCTTTAGCAGACTGCGAACTCCTGCAAAATGATCTTAATAACCTAGTCGAGTATTACTTCCGTAATAAGATAACAATAAGTGTTAATAAGTGTCAGTGTATAAGTTTTACTCGAAGTCTTAAGCCATTTAATTACTCATACCACTTTAATGGCGTAGCGGTGAACAGAGTCGATGTTGTGCGTGACCTGGGTGTAATTCTAGATTCTAAAATGACAATGAGAAATCACGTTGACTCCATTATTAACAGATCATATCGCAGTTTAGGCTTCGTCATGAGGACCTGTAAACCTTTTCATAGCTTGTCATGTCTAAAAGTCGTATATTACGCATATGTGAGATCCATCCTTGAATATGCATCACCTATCTGGTCAGTTTGTTACGCTGTTCATAAAGACCGCatcgaaaaaattcaaaaaaaatttgtagctcatttaaattttaaatttaagaaacCATCTGCTGGGTACAAAGGTAATTGCCGGGAATATAACCTACTTTCACTTGAAGCTAGGCGCAAATTAGCTGATATGAGTCTACTTTTCGATATAACTAGAAATCGTTTAGACTGCCCTGAATTATTATCTGGTCTAACGTTTCGAGTTCCAAGACGTCGAACTCGACATACAACTCTATTTCATGTTCCCTTCCACTCCACTAACTATGgttctaacgccgtgttatcacGGATCCCTCACTTGTATAACACTGAATTCTGCACTGCCGATCCTTTTGtaggttctaaaaataaattcaaaaaatatatatattccattttgttcaaagaaaattaacataaaatcagtttctgtttttattactattctGTTTCTACATTTAACTTCAGTACTGGTACTAATTGctccttaaataaatacatacattttattacaaCATCTCTTTATATCATAAGATCATAATTTTTTCAAGCTATGTGTTCCTGGTTGCCAGGGAAATGCAGTTAGTTGTACGTTCAGGTAGGTGTACTTTTTAGATTCTAACTCCTATAATAATTCTATGAACAATAAACTTTCAGTTTGAATAACTACTACATTATGATGTTTATCTTGATATTTTTGTGAACGTCTGCTGGTGTCTGATTTTCAACTAATGCAATGTCatggttttgttttgtattagaagtaggtatttttaactagattacttatacattttacaaccggtttatacattttacaaccggtttatagtatttctagcgtatcgagcatttgtgtgtattgtacattctcattgttttcttatctttgttatttttaatcgttatataatgtaactcaatggatgactgttactggccttatttttatgtaagcattaatatgtcttagttatatttacagctgttgttatcctgaataccaataaataaaaaataaaatatttttttttttgtattttcatcataaaatcaagcatttacattaaaaactgtcgcatttgatgaagtggaactgctgatgatgaccagaacaaaactcttcaacgacgcatagtacacgtttggtgatttctaatttcgattttgacttggactgcgacccggactcggacccagaaccggactcatacccggatccggttcggacccggactcggacccggacttggaatcgaattcggacccggactcggactcggacacggactcggactaggacccggactcggactcggacccggactcggaaccggactcggaaccggaaccggactcggactcagactcggacccggactcggacccggaccttgacccggaaaaccactataatatatattatattataattattattattacacgtaaatttgttcacgaagaaaccgtgtaccgactcttcatgccattatatttttaatttgctgttattctctacaaatcgacactaaaagtatcaaaatatcaaaatatggagttccgtttgagaaagaagcaaaacaattttgtctttgacagtaattgaattattgtgtgattttgaaagctagacaattcaagatttatatttttactcacaaagacaacacagaaattcaatctcaaatgtaaaccttcgaacaatttccatacattgacgacatcactcaaaattcttcttcaagtcagatgcccgctggggctgcaccggagcacacgtataattcttcaaataaaaatgacagcttgatttgacattaaatcatatacgcacacgagaaagtataccagtagataaattgtatttcaaaaaatagggtacataaatatcagctcgcgtctcctttaaatttgatttgctgttatttacgggtcataatggttgaaaacctcagtaaactatcttaaaacaatacgattacagtcgaatttaagtattatgttccttcaaatcaaaactcgcttaaaatgaaaaaagtttaaagactcatcctttactgattgggattaattttcattttgcgtcattttaaaaacgtatttgacttctgtacgtcaattaattttgatgacaattgtaatcttgtaatatattatagaacttttatcttaaaatattgcctattaacaggaagcgttatgtaattcgtataagtaatacctgaaagtcttgtacctagatctgtaataccatggattgcgacgaataaatgattatgattatgccgttcgttccgtctatatgtataatgcgtgtacgtgctgttctctgaaaatcttcaagaaaaaataacggctagaccagcacgaagtactagcgagtttttgcggctttggagaccgagataaagcttacaggccaataccgctgtggcctggttattgttatgtatacctatgtatcgaatgtttttaaaaaaaaatactataaaaagcaatgttttatttcgattaggtctacattttgtgcatattgtatatctgaagtattttcgtactaaacttgaaactttcgttgaaactaaataaaataattattcctaatatacagtcacctgcaatttatgtaacacaacacacaacgaaggccgcaaaaatatctgacacgatcttatttgtagaaccataagagcatgtcatatatttttgcggccttcgaagagtaggtaccggtcattatcaccaactttgcccgcatttaaaaaaaaaacacgaatttctcaaaaaaaaaaacaaatcgttattactttttttgctcagcacgtccattgtgatcaaacgcatcagtttatttgaagaaaaaatatttttatcgtgtttttacccatttttttgcgttttagagggtgggcaaagatatccggagttttcgccaacattgcccacgtcaatttggtattcaaatacagctcgtatgatgatgatgtctaaggatcactggttttgggcaatcctaccattccctgttaataacttagcgataagtgtaaaaacttttaaataaatttgctgggcaatgttgcctacccgtttttgctcatttccatataaggctcgcctacgcattttacaaaggctagggttgtcacttttgagaaaatctgttacaatagtttaatggccaaaaatatgatttttgctgtgtttttcattagttaacgggataaaacatctaagtaaaggataataagacaaattaaatacagtatatatctataaacttactttagtgtacaaacataaccttattttacatgcgaagttgggtaaattagatgaaagtgacaaccctaatccgtttttggtggtgggcaatgttggtatggatgccaaatcaccggattactttgcccaccgctaaaactcgctaaaaattacaaattaaagatatcttattgatactgttttaacaccccctggcactgattaaaataaccgacttggtttcacattacatctcaaaactttttgaagtgaaaatttctttagcggcgtgtaatagtgcccttgcggcctatttgctgaataaatgttgaagtttgaagtttgcatgccaagtttcgtgctttctgccggatgggacaggatttaggatgggtcagaccaggaccgcatttttgcaggttcatcttttattagccagactctacctccatactaaatcgagctaaggagtcgcactataaagaaatattgaacattttctttcaagttgatatacagggtgtccatgcattagggtatttatattcaatattcaataatttattcataaaatcaatacaattttacacgtcaatggtatttagaaccagtatacaaagtatcataacaaattacgatttttttactttggagcaacctgtatgtgttagtagctcctgaggtaataaatagtatgactagattttgccctgtgcgcggggcccgagggccccgcggtcttcttgtagtttgttgttggtgctgttgtttttgttgtagtagtagtagtagtagtttgttttccaaagggaaaaagaaataaagttgtacttttgctaggacgaaaagatccgcgtgaaagcactacattcccgcagctcggcctggcctcgcgtgcttgggaactcgtaagggacgctccgggccttcggccctacgcggagctcggccttcgtccttcgctgggtttcgaagctcagcgtcgggccttcggcccgccgcttggcttattaaaacagttgggagggttggttttgcttcggggcttaagcgggaagttggagcttaaaaacgacccaataggaaaagtgtcttagacaagcgaaacggcgggccgaaggccgaaggccgtaggccaacttccccctctcgtgtgacgcttcgggccttcggccctacgcggagctcggccttcggccttcgcgagcctcgacgcttcgccgtcgggccttcggcccgccggcttcgcttatcaagacagttgactttgtagaacgcttgggggaactgcattcacgcagctcggccttcggcctcgcgttttgggagtcggggtggaggctccgggccttcggccctccgccggggtcggccttcggcctcccggcctgaagctcgccctttgggctcgcttaacacactttttgtataggattttgctttgttcgtcattcccgcagctcggccttcggcctcgcccaaaattactgggggtggggcacgcttggatattcggggtgaagctccgggcctgacggccctacgcggggtcggccttcggcctcccggcctgaagctcgcccttcgggctcgcttaacctacttggaaatttgaattttgcccttgtcgcccgccattttggatttttccaaaaaatttttttacatggtaatgctgggccccctagctcgccgcatgccaaatctcagcgcactcggaccaacttgaaaaattaaaaaaaaaagtcggccattttgaattttttttaatgcagtttgctttgtttcggggccctctatgacatttggtcgagcaccccccacctacctcgcaccgtttgaaagttgccatacaaaattaaaatgaccattatttccgccatcttggattttttccaaaattttttttttttcataggaatctagaggcttctatctctcgccatgccaaatctcagcgcgctcggaccaacttgaaaaaataaaataaaaaaagtcggcccgtttgaaaatttttaaatgcagtttattttgtctcggggccctctatgacatttggtcgagcaccccccacctatctcgcaccgtttaaaagttgccatacaaaataaaaggggccattttttccgccatcttggattttttcgaaaaatttttttcccatacgaatctagaggaccccgagattccgtgaccaaaatttcagcgcgctaggacaaacttgaaaaaattaaaaaaaaagtcagccattttgaaaaaaaatggcggcgtcaaaaactgccagggtcctctatgacatttggtcgagcaccccccacctacctcccaccgtttggccgggccgtcgaacatttttctgaccggaagcggtaggccaaaatcggaattttctgaagtcacgagaccgccctctatacgaccgtaccaaagtctaacaccccacgaacctccttctgggagaacaatcatgtcaattaatcagtcgtgttgcagctttaaataagattaattattaattattaaattattacattaaattaaattaattaaaactttcttcgaccgttttgattatcttttttatttatgacattaataagattctgacttttgacaaatgtcatcattgccgcacattttcaaacaaattgtcataagcactgccaatgattaatacagtatgtttctttttgttgtcgattattggaattaacttttgtttgataatttaatgttttatcttttgttctaattaaaaagaaattaccgttagagcatttctgagaagtaaccctatgtgggatttcagggtttgtccaatggctaaggtcaccctgtatttaaaaacgtaaacgttaaagtttttgggatatatgtatagtagactatttatactccacattgataccataagaagttaataaaactgcctgaaagttagagaggactatggaggagattactgtttactagcttttgacttaactcctggcccctgtttcaccaacgtgacaggtgcgacgaattgtaaaatcactgttgctgacgtcacaggcatccatgaactacggttaccgcttaccatcggccggccgtattcctgtttgccaccatcattgtattattaaaaaaaaactttatgatatcggaaaaaaaacagatatttctcttgctaagtttatgacaattgtcacagaaacactgcaattgtcacgaaattccgacataactcattacctgtcaagaattacctacaattcttctagatctttgacaattgtcagaaacttcacaggagaaatatctgttttttccgatataataaagttttttttaaataatacaatgatggtggcaaacaggaatacggcccgcccgatggtaagtggtaatcgtagcccatggatgcctgtgacgtcagcgatagtgattttacaattcgtcgcacctgtcaccgatgtgaaattggggcctggcctctatttcactacggtggcaggtgcgaaacttgtcgacatcacagttggtactgacgttacaggcctccataggctacggtaaccgcttaccatcagacgggcggtgtgcttgtttgccattaacatgttaataaaataaaaactccattatatcgccaaatactaagtacttattttgcgaagctaatgacaattgtcacaagaaacacgacaattgtcggtaattcttgacagcaaatgagttctgtgtaacactatatgagtaaaatgaatataggcgtggaatcgaatgtatttgcagccaacaaaatgccaatgtttgttcagctacctgttcacctttttaaattgct
Above is a window of Cydia splendana chromosome Z, ilCydSple1.2, whole genome shotgun sequence DNA encoding:
- the LOC134804359 gene encoding transmembrane protease serine 9-like — protein: MPNGCQKCWEEFKGWLKAFTPVETFLTILEALLLVVLIVFMVFLILHFLSCRGELESSTLDSDTASNTTTVAPRYSTRRPTGIHNDTTGRKTRPTCTYTKEQKSTLATTSANETTASSSPYSTDVPITYATPTHPDQIVSIESDGELAVEDERRHVMALVKIKPSGVTFGCILTVVAERWVLTAASCLDSIEEVDSLDNFVIMDNYDALNKGRSHAVSDVRVHPLYEGGNKSYDLALLRSEDGLDRPPVKIASLLIYFKLPMGEAGNILGFGRFRTIDHSVPQQVHSAVVHILPSSLCMSPETLSLERHLIPLEPVAHGRCGLAPLCLGVLHARGAPCNFCAGAPLLRAGTLLAVMADNEQCGAACEPALYANVAAHQQWIHASAS